A section of the Salmo trutta chromosome 4, fSalTru1.1, whole genome shotgun sequence genome encodes:
- the LOC115192178 gene encoding discs large homolog 1-like protein isoform X6 produces MMNSRISSGSGSLRTSQKRTLYVRALFDYNRTKDSELPSQGLNFHFGDILHVVNASDDEWWQARHMTHEEEVDEVGVIPSRRRLEKKDRARLKTVKFNARSQDKGVPDDKALSGQEEYVLSYEPVTQQEVNYTRPVIILGPTKDRINDDLISEFPDKFGSCVPHTTRLKRDYEVDARDYHFVVSREQMEKDIQDHKFIEAGQYNNHLYGTSIQSVREVAEKGKHCILDVSGNAIKRLQSTMLYPIAIFVRPKSVENILEINKRLTEEQGRKTFDRAIKLEQEFTEHFTAIVQGDSLEEIYNAVKIIIEEQSGPFIWVPAKEKL; encoded by the exons GGCTCTGTTTGACTATAACAGGACAAAGGACTCTGAGCTGCCCAGCCAGGGGCTTAACTTCCACTTTGGAGACATCCTTCACGTGGTGAATGCCTCCGATGACGAGTGGTGGCAGGCGAGGCACATGACCCACGAAGAAGAGGTAGATGAGGTCGGAGTCATCCCCagcaggaggag GTTAGAGAAAAAAGACAGAGCGCGGTTAAAGACTGTCAAATTCAATGCCAGGTCTCAAGACAAAGGG GTCCCTGACGACAAAGCACTGA GTGGCCAGGAGGAGTACGTCCTGTCCTACGAGCCAGTCACACAGCAGGAAG TGAACTACACACGACCCGTCATCATCCTGGGGCCAACGAAGGACCGTATCAACGATGACCTCATCTCTGAGTTCCCTGACAAATTTGGGTCCTGTGTCCCAC ACACGACCAGACTAAAACGGGATTACGAGGTGGATGCCAGAGACTACCATTTTGTGGTGTCCAGGGAGCAGATGGAGAAAGACATCCAGGATCACAAGTTCATCGAGGCAGGCCAATACAACAACCACCTGTATGGAACCAGCATCCAGTCTGTACGGGAGGTCGCTGAGAAG GGGAAGCATTGCATCCTGGATGTTTCAGGCAACGCCATCAAACGACTACAGTCGACCATGCTCTACCCCATCGCTATTTTCGTCAGGCCCAAGTCTGTGGAGAATATCCT AGAGATAAATAAGAGGCTAACAGAGGAGCAGGGGAGGAAGACGTTTGACAGAGCCATAAAACTGGAGCAGGAGTTCACTGAGCACTTCACTG CTATAGTCCAGGGGGACTCTCTGGAGGAGATCTACAACGCGGTGAAAATCATAATCGAGGAGCAGTCGGGACCCTTTATCTGGGTGCCTGCCAAGGAGAAGTTGTGA